A segment of the Streptomyces sp. L2 genome:
GGCCGGTCGCGCCGAACAGGCCGAGGAGCAGCACCACCGCGTAGGCGTTGATGCCGCTGGCCCAGCCACTGGTGAACACCAAGGGGAGTACGGACACGGACGCGATCGTAGCCAGGCGCGCGGGCCCGCGTCCTGGGTCCGGGTGCGGACGTCTGAGTACCTGTACCTAGGTGCGGAGATGAGTACCCGCGCGGATGGGCCGCGACCTGCGGGAACGGGAGAGTGGAGGCACGGCAAGCGGGAGCGGGCCCGGCACCGCCGACACGGGGCGGCGGAACGGTGCCCGCACCCCGGCCGCTCCTTCCGCCGATCCGTCGGCGGAAGCGAGACACGGGGAGACCCGGGGGACGACCGGAACGGGGGGTTCCGAGGGTGGACCGTACGGGGAGTGCGGCGACCCACCGGGGGAGAGTGGGCGGGGCGCCGGTCCGGCGACGGACCGGCGCCCTCGCCGTTCCTCCTGGAGGGGCGCCCGCTCAGGCCCTGCCGCTGACCCGTCCCTGGAGCAGCCGGGACAGCGCCGAGTGGACGTCGTCCAGGGAGCGCTCCGGCTGGAAGGACTGCCAGTCCAGGGCGGCCACCAGGACCATGCCGACCAGCGCCGCCGCCGTCAGGGGCACATCGATCTCGTCGCTGAACTCGCCGGCCGCCACGCCCTCGCGCAGCACGCCCTCGACGACCGCGACCGCCTCCTGCCGGACCACCATCAGCGTGGACTGCCAGGCCCGGTTGGTGCGCCACAGCTCGGCCACGTACAGCTGGGTGAACGCCGGGTAGCGGTCGATGAACACGAGTCCCGCCCGGACCATCGCGTCCAGCGCGTCCACCTTGGTGCCGCCCTCGCGCGCGGTGCGCTCGGCCGCCTCGCGCAGGGAGGCGGTGAGGAGGCCGACGCCGTGTCGCAGCAGCTCTTCGAAGAGGACCGACTTGCTCGCGAAGTTGTAGTAGACCGTGCCCTTCGCGACCCCGGCCCGCTCGGCGATCTCGTCCACGGTGGTGGCGGAGAAACCCTGTTCGGCGATGAGCGTGACGGCCGCCTCGTAGAGCTTCTGCCGGGTCGCCTCGCGGCGCGTGCCGCCGCCGGAGGTGGCGCTGCTGCTTTCCATGGCCCCGATTCTCACAGGTACGCGCGCGTGCCGGGCCCTCTTGGGGATCACAGGCTCAGCTCCGGATGCAGCCGGTCGAGGGTCCACACCTGGTGGCGGCGGGCCGACAGCGCCGTCAGCGCGAGGGCGCCCGCGGTGAACGCGGCCAGCACCGCGCACGCCTGCCACACCGGGCCGAGTCCGCCGCCCGTGATCAGCCGGCGCAGGGCGTCGACGACGTGGCTCATCGGCAGGAACGGGTGCAGCGCGTTGAAGAACGCGGGGCTGGTCTGCACCGGGTAGGTGCCGCCCGCCGAGGTCAGCTGCACCATCAGCAGCGCCAGCACGAGGATCCGGCCCGCGGCGCCGAAGCGGGCGTTCAGCCACTGGACGATCGCCGCGAAGCAGGCGGTGACCAGGCACAGGAAGCCGATCGTGCCGGCCGCGCGGGTCATCTGCAGGCCGATCGCCCAGTGCAGGACGGCCATCAGGGCGAGCGTCTGCAGCACGCCCACCGCGACCACCGGCAGCCAGCCCGCCAGCGCGGTCCGCCAGGCCGGCGAACCGACCGCCAGGGCTCGCCGGTTGAGCGGCGGGATCAGCATGTACGCCACCATCGCGCCGACCCACAGGGACAGCGGGATGAAGTACGGGGCGAAGCCGGTGCCGTAGTTGGGTGCCTTGTGCAGGTCGTGGGTGGCGAGCTGGACCGGGTCGGCCATCACGCCGGTGCGGTGCTCGCGGTCGTTCTTGTCGTAGTCGGGGATCTTCCTGGCGCCGGCGTGCAGTCCGCCGGCGAGCTTTCCGGAGCCGTCGGCCAGCTTGTAGATGCCGCTGTGCAGGGTGATGGAACCGGTCTTGGCCGTGCCGAGGCCCTTGTCCAGCTTCGTGGCGCCCGTCTTCGCGGTGCCGAGCCCGGTGTGCAGCTTCTTCGCCCCGTCGGCGACCTTCGCGGCGCCGTCGTTCAGCTTGTTGATCTTCTTGACGGCGTCGTCGACGTCCTCGTAGAGGTGCGGCGAGCGGTCGGCGAGGTCCTGGGCCTGCTTCTGGAGGGTGCCGAGGTTGTCCTTGAGCGTCTTCAGGTCGCCGTTCTGGTCGGCGATCAGCGTGTTGAGGTCGTCGGCGACCGAGGCCACGTCGGCGGCCGCCTGCTTGGCCTTCTTCAGGTCGGGACAGACGGGGTCGGGGAGCGTCGCCTTCTCGCAGCGGGCCTGATAGACCTCGTCGAGGGTGGTGGAGGCGGCGTGGGCGGTCTTGGCGGCGCCCGGGGCGAGCTTCACCAGTTCACCGAGGTTGTCCTTGACGGTCTTGGCGGAGTCCGCGACCAGCTGGGCGGTGTCCCCGATGGTCTTCTCGTTGTCCTTCAGATAGGGGCCGGTCCTGTCGAAGACGCCGTTCACCTTGTCGGCGAGCGCCTGGGTGCCGTCCGCGACCTGCTGCGAACCGTCCTCCAGTGTGCCCGCGCCGGTGTCCAGCTTCTTCAGGCCCTTGGCCAGCTTGCCGCTGCCCTTCTTGGCGTCCTTCAGGCCGTCGGCGAGGTCCTCGGAACCCTTCTTCGCCTTGCCCAGGCCGCCCTTGAGCTTGTCGGCGCCCTCGGCGGCCGTCACCGTCTTGCCGTGGATGTCCGAGAACGACACGAAGATCTTGTCCAGGAAGCCCCGGGACGCGTGCGTGGACGCCGCCGAGCGGACCTCGTTGAAGACGGTGCGGGAGATCTGGCCGACGATGTAGTTGTTCGCGTCGTTCGTCCGGACCTGGAGCGCGCCCGTCTCCGGGGAGTCGCCCGCGCTGGACGCGATCCGCCGGCTGAAGTCGGCCGGCATGGTCAGGGACAGGTAGTAGGTGCCGTCCTCCACGCCCCGGCGGGCCTCGGCGGCGCTCACCTCGTGCCAGTCGAAGGTCCGGCTGTCGCGCAGCCCGTCGACGATGTCGTCGCCCGCCGCGATCCTCTGCCCGTCGGCGGTCGCCCCCTTGTCGTCGTTGACCAGGGCGACCGGGATGCGGTCCAGCCGGCCGTACGGGTCCCAGAAGGACCACAGGTACAGGGCGCCGTACAGCAGGGGCAGCACCAGCAGCGCGACCAGGGCCGCGCGCGGGAGCCGGCCGCGGCCGAAGCGCCGCAGCTCAAGAACGGCCAGCCTCGGCGAGCGCATCGGAGTCCTCCTCTCCGGTGGAGGTGGCGTCGGTGGTGGTTGCGGCGGTGTCGGTCCCGGTGTCCGTGACGGCGTCCGTGTCCGTGTCCGTGTCGGTCTCCGTGTCCGTGGAGACGGTGACGGTGCCGGCGTCCTCGGGGGCGGTGCGGCACACGGCCACGACCGTCGTCCCCGCGCGCGTGAGGGACCGCAGCAGGTTCCACGCCTCCGTGCGCTCGGTGTCCGAGAGCTTCAGGTCGAGGTCGTCGACGCCGAGCAGCCGGGGCCGGCCGATCAGCGCCAGGGCGACGGAGAGGCGCAGGGCCTCCATCCGCTCCAGGTCCCGTACGGCCGTCCGGGAGCCCTTGGGCAGTGTCTCCGGGTCGAGTCCGGCGGCGGCCAGGGCCGCGTCGACGCGCAACCGGGCCCCGTGCGTCCGCTCGGGACGGGGCCGCAGCACCTCGCGCAGGGCGCCGCCGAACCTGCGCTGCAGCAGGGCCCGCTCGCGCAGGTGCTCGCCGACCGTCAGGGCCGGTTCCAGGTCGGTGACCCCGGCGACGTGGGCGAGGGCCGCGACGCGGCGCACGGCGGCCATCCGCCGGGGGAGCGGGAGGCCGCCCGCCTCGGCCGTCCCCTCGGTGGGCTTCATCCGGCCCGTGAGCGCGAGCAGCAGGCACGTACGGCCGGAGCCGGACGGTCCCTCGATCGCGATCAGCGAGCCGGGCTCCGCGTCGAGGGTGACCCCGCGGAAGGCCCAGCCCCGCGACCCCTTGAGCCCCAGGCGGTCGGCCCTGACCCGTACGCCCTCCACGCGGCCGCCCTCCACGCCGCCGCCCCCGCGATCCCCGCCGTCCATCCGCCCCGCCCTGCTTCCCGTGCCCGAGTATTTGAACTGACTGGTCAGTGCAAAAATACTCCCGAACTGTCGGTCGAGGCAAAAGCGCAGGTCAGAACGGATTGTCAGTGCCATACCTCACGATGGGCACATACGGCACCCGTGCCGTCACCCAGACGACAGGAGGTTCGTCATGGCCAACCCGTCCGCGGCCGCCGCCAGCCGGCGCCGCGCCACCGGCCCTGCCCCCTCACTGACCGGTCCGGCGAGCGACGTGCACCCCGTGCTCCGCCGGGCCACGGCCCCGCCCGCCGCCCTCGACCTGCTCGCCCAGGCCCGCGCCGGGCTGGACGAGGCAGCCGTCCTGGACACGCCGAACGAGCGCTATGCGACGGCCCACCTCGCCGCTCTGCGCACCGCCGCCGCCGTGCTCGCGGCCCGGGGCCGCCCCGATCCCGCACCGCGGCGCCGGCCCCGGATCCGCAGCGCCTGGGAGGTGCTGCCGGAGATAGCGCCCGAGCTGACCGAGTGGAGCGCCCTGTTCGCCTCCGGAGCCGCCCGCCGGGCCCGCGCGGAGGCGGGTATCCCGGGCGCCGCCGGCCGCCGGGACGCCGACGACCTCGTACGGGACGTGGCGATGTTCATCCGCCTCGTCGAGCGGATGCTCACCCTCCAGCCGGTCCTGCCCCAGCCCCG
Coding sequences within it:
- a CDS encoding TetR/AcrR family transcriptional regulator; amino-acid sequence: MESSSATSGGGTRREATRQKLYEAAVTLIAEQGFSATTVDEIAERAGVAKGTVYYNFASKSVLFEELLRHGVGLLTASLREAAERTAREGGTKVDALDAMVRAGLVFIDRYPAFTQLYVAELWRTNRAWQSTLMVVRQEAVAVVEGVLREGVAAGEFSDEIDVPLTAAALVGMVLVAALDWQSFQPERSLDDVHSALSRLLQGRVSGRA
- a CDS encoding YhgE/Pip domain-containing protein; translation: MRSPRLAVLELRRFGRGRLPRAALVALLVLPLLYGALYLWSFWDPYGRLDRIPVALVNDDKGATADGQRIAAGDDIVDGLRDSRTFDWHEVSAAEARRGVEDGTYYLSLTMPADFSRRIASSAGDSPETGALQVRTNDANNYIVGQISRTVFNEVRSAASTHASRGFLDKIFVSFSDIHGKTVTAAEGADKLKGGLGKAKKGSEDLADGLKDAKKGSGKLAKGLKKLDTGAGTLEDGSQQVADGTQALADKVNGVFDRTGPYLKDNEKTIGDTAQLVADSAKTVKDNLGELVKLAPGAAKTAHAASTTLDEVYQARCEKATLPDPVCPDLKKAKQAAADVASVADDLNTLIADQNGDLKTLKDNLGTLQKQAQDLADRSPHLYEDVDDAVKKINKLNDGAAKVADGAKKLHTGLGTAKTGATKLDKGLGTAKTGSITLHSGIYKLADGSGKLAGGLHAGARKIPDYDKNDREHRTGVMADPVQLATHDLHKAPNYGTGFAPYFIPLSLWVGAMVAYMLIPPLNRRALAVGSPAWRTALAGWLPVVAVGVLQTLALMAVLHWAIGLQMTRAAGTIGFLCLVTACFAAIVQWLNARFGAAGRILVLALLMVQLTSAGGTYPVQTSPAFFNALHPFLPMSHVVDALRRLITGGGLGPVWQACAVLAAFTAGALALTALSARRHQVWTLDRLHPELSL
- a CDS encoding ATP-binding cassette domain-containing protein, whose product is MDGGDRGGGGVEGGRVEGVRVRADRLGLKGSRGWAFRGVTLDAEPGSLIAIEGPSGSGRTCLLLALTGRMKPTEGTAEAGGLPLPRRMAAVRRVAALAHVAGVTDLEPALTVGEHLRERALLQRRFGGALREVLRPRPERTHGARLRVDAALAAAGLDPETLPKGSRTAVRDLERMEALRLSVALALIGRPRLLGVDDLDLKLSDTERTEAWNLLRSLTRAGTTVVAVCRTAPEDAGTVTVSTDTETDTDTDTDAVTDTGTDTAATTTDATSTGEEDSDALAEAGRS
- a CDS encoding SAV_6107 family HEPN domain-containing protein gives rise to the protein MANPSAAAASRRRATGPAPSLTGPASDVHPVLRRATAPPAALDLLAQARAGLDEAAVLDTPNERYATAHLAALRTAAAVLAARGRPDPAPRRRPRIRSAWEVLPEIAPELTEWSALFASGAARRARAEAGIPGAAGRRDADDLVRDVAMFIRLVERMLTLQPVLPQPRPDTGRPAAPRARDDLPDAG